A genome region from Streptomyces pratensis includes the following:
- a CDS encoding ABC transporter permease, with amino-acid sequence MTTTMESPPDTAKAPERSASSLVDAVFRAREISIAGALALLILGTYLANPLFLSDQGVKDLLLNASILVLLAVGQSAVVITRNIDLSVGSVVGLSAFACGKFVAGSDHGVLTVMLLGIAIGVVCGLVSGALVSFGKVPALVVTLGMLYIIQGVDYWWAQGEQISASDVPEAVLGLGSGSVLGIPYLPLVALALLAATAYFLRSYRSGRELYAIGSSPEAARLAGIPIRRRVLAAYAFSGAVAGFAGALWLARFGTVVADNAHGWELTVVSAVVVGGVAITGGTGTVWGAALGALLLTTIGSVLVVLKVDSFWQGAITGALLLLAISVDRIVNLRMTAALRKRNARHDHGA; translated from the coding sequence ATGACCACCACCATGGAGAGCCCCCCGGACACCGCGAAGGCGCCGGAGCGGAGTGCCTCCTCGCTCGTGGACGCGGTCTTCCGGGCGCGCGAGATCTCCATCGCCGGGGCGCTGGCCCTGCTGATCCTCGGCACCTATCTGGCCAACCCGCTCTTCCTGTCCGACCAGGGCGTCAAGGACCTGCTGCTCAACGCGTCGATCCTGGTACTGCTCGCGGTCGGGCAGTCCGCCGTCGTGATCACCCGCAACATCGACCTGTCCGTCGGCTCCGTCGTCGGCCTGTCCGCTTTCGCCTGCGGCAAGTTCGTCGCGGGTAGCGACCACGGTGTGCTGACCGTGATGCTGCTCGGCATCGCGATCGGGGTGGTCTGCGGCCTGGTCTCCGGCGCCCTCGTCAGCTTCGGCAAGGTACCGGCGCTGGTCGTCACCCTGGGCATGCTCTACATCATCCAGGGCGTCGACTACTGGTGGGCGCAGGGCGAGCAGATCAGCGCATCCGACGTGCCGGAGGCGGTCCTGGGCCTCGGCAGCGGCAGCGTGCTCGGCATCCCCTATCTGCCGCTCGTCGCGCTCGCCCTGCTCGCGGCGACGGCGTACTTCCTGCGCAGCTACCGCTCGGGGCGCGAGCTGTACGCCATCGGGTCGAGCCCCGAGGCGGCCCGTCTCGCGGGCATCCCGATCCGGCGCAGGGTGCTCGCCGCATACGCCTTCTCCGGGGCCGTCGCCGGCTTCGCCGGGGCCCTGTGGCTGGCCCGCTTCGGCACCGTCGTCGCGGACAACGCGCACGGCTGGGAGCTGACCGTCGTCAGCGCCGTCGTCGTCGGCGGCGTCGCCATCACCGGCGGCACCGGCACCGTCTGGGGCGCGGCACTCGGCGCCCTGCTGCTCACCACCATCGGCAGCGTCCTGGTCGTGCTGAAGGTGGACTCCTTCTGGCAGGGCGCCATCACCGGCGCTCTCCTCCTGCTGGCCATCAGCGTCGACCGGATCGTGAACCTGCGGATGACCGCCGCACTGAGGAAGAGGAACGCCCGCCATGACCACGGCGCCTGA
- a CDS encoding ABC transporter permease, with translation MTTAPDTKTAPTPRAVPKPSLVRSLALRWDTAVGVLLVAVLVVGLGSTEGFGSAENLAFAFNDIAEVAIIALPMTLLVVAGQVDLSVASMLGLGSALTGALWEAGWAFETIVPVVLLVGVAGGLLNGWLVTKVGLPSLAVTIGTLALYRGLASVALGSDAVTDFPQVYADWAVDTTTVPGTFLTYPVLLFIILAAITAVVLHATGLGRSLFAIGAQEEAAYFAGIRVKRIKLLLFVVTGLFSAFAGVIFTLRYGSARADNGLGFEMLVIASVLLGGIDFDGGKGTLFGAVAGVLLIGVLKNLLTLNDIANEVQVIVTGLLLVASVLTPRIIAAVVERRHRRAANTPAPQP, from the coding sequence ATGACCACGGCGCCTGACACGAAGACGGCTCCCACGCCGCGGGCCGTCCCGAAGCCCTCTCTCGTGCGCAGCCTGGCGCTGCGCTGGGACACCGCGGTCGGCGTCCTGCTGGTGGCGGTCCTCGTCGTCGGGCTCGGGAGCACCGAGGGCTTCGGTTCAGCTGAGAACCTCGCGTTCGCCTTCAACGACATCGCCGAAGTCGCCATCATCGCCCTGCCGATGACCCTCCTGGTCGTCGCCGGGCAGGTCGACCTGTCGGTGGCCTCCATGCTCGGCCTCGGCAGCGCGCTGACCGGCGCGCTGTGGGAGGCGGGCTGGGCCTTCGAGACGATCGTGCCGGTGGTGCTCCTCGTGGGCGTCGCCGGGGGTCTGCTCAACGGCTGGCTGGTCACCAAGGTGGGGCTGCCGTCCCTGGCCGTCACCATCGGAACCCTGGCGCTCTACCGCGGTCTGGCCTCGGTGGCGCTCGGCAGCGACGCGGTGACGGACTTCCCGCAGGTGTACGCGGACTGGGCCGTCGACACCACGACCGTCCCCGGCACCTTCCTCACCTATCCGGTGCTGCTCTTCATCATCCTTGCCGCGATCACCGCGGTGGTGCTGCACGCCACCGGGCTCGGCCGCTCGCTCTTCGCGATCGGCGCCCAGGAGGAGGCCGCGTACTTCGCCGGCATCCGGGTCAAGCGGATCAAGCTGCTGCTCTTCGTCGTGACCGGGCTGTTCTCCGCCTTCGCCGGGGTCATCTTCACCCTGAGGTACGGAAGTGCCCGCGCGGACAACGGACTCGGCTTCGAGATGCTCGTCATCGCGTCCGTCCTGCTCGGCGGCATCGACTTCGACGGCGGGAAGGGCACGCTCTTCGGCGCGGTCGCCGGTGTCCTGCTGATCGGCGTACTGAAGAACCTGCTCACGCTCAACGACATCGCCAACGAGGTTCAGGTCATCGTGACGGGGCTGTTGCTCGTGGCATCCGTCCTGACCCCACGGATCATCGCCGCGGTCGTCGAGCGACGGCACAGGCGGGCCGCGAACACCCCCGCACCCCAGCCGTAG
- the rhaS gene encoding rhamnose ABC transporter substrate-binding protein codes for MMLRNAAGRRAVATAATAVSLALALTACSGTTKDSKESGDSAKAGSAAKADPDAPLKKGLKIAFLPKQINNPYEKIVDEAGIAAAKEYGGTGKEVGPSDANASSQVSYINTLIQQRQDAILVSANDPNAVCGPLKQAMKKNIKVVAYDSDTAKDCRQLFINQASSEEIGRSLVQRLGKQLGYKGKVAILSATQNATNQNTWIEFMKEELKLPEYKDMELVKVAYGDDADQKSFQQTQGLMQAYPDLKGIISPTTVGIAAAARYLSDSSYKGKVVLNGLGTPNQMRKYVKDGTVEQFSLWNPEELGYLGSYAAASLASGQITGAEGEKFKAGKLGEYTIGKDGEVILGEPTVFDSKNIDTFNF; via the coding sequence ATGATGCTCCGCAATGCCGCCGGGCGCCGCGCCGTCGCGACCGCAGCCACCGCCGTCTCCCTCGCCCTCGCCCTCACCGCCTGTTCCGGCACCACGAAGGACAGCAAGGAGAGCGGGGACTCCGCGAAGGCGGGCAGCGCCGCGAAGGCCGATCCGGACGCCCCGCTGAAGAAGGGCCTGAAGATCGCCTTCCTGCCCAAGCAGATCAACAACCCGTACGAGAAGATCGTCGACGAGGCCGGCATCGCGGCGGCGAAGGAGTACGGCGGCACGGGCAAGGAGGTCGGCCCGTCCGACGCGAACGCGTCCTCGCAGGTCTCCTACATCAACACCCTGATCCAGCAGCGCCAGGACGCCATCCTCGTCTCGGCGAACGACCCGAACGCGGTGTGCGGCCCGCTCAAGCAGGCGATGAAGAAGAACATCAAGGTCGTCGCCTACGACTCCGACACGGCGAAGGACTGCCGTCAGCTCTTCATCAACCAGGCCAGCTCCGAGGAGATCGGCCGCAGCCTGGTCCAGCGCCTCGGGAAGCAGCTCGGCTACAAGGGCAAGGTCGCGATCCTGTCGGCCACGCAGAACGCGACGAACCAGAACACCTGGATCGAGTTCATGAAGGAGGAGCTGAAGCTCCCCGAGTACAAGGACATGGAGCTGGTCAAGGTCGCGTACGGCGACGACGCCGACCAGAAGTCCTTCCAGCAGACGCAGGGCCTCATGCAGGCCTACCCCGACCTCAAGGGCATCATCTCCCCGACGACGGTCGGCATCGCCGCCGCCGCCCGCTACCTGAGCGACTCCTCGTACAAGGGCAAGGTCGTGCTCAACGGGCTCGGCACGCCGAACCAGATGCGCAAGTACGTCAAGGACGGCACGGTCGAGCAGTTCTCGCTCTGGAACCCGGAGGAGCTCGGCTACCTCGGCTCGTACGCGGCCGCGTCGCTGGCTTCGGGGCAGATCACCGGTGCGGAGGGCGAGAAGTTCAAGGCGGGCAAGCTCGGCGAGTACACGATCGGCAAGGACGGCGAGGTCATCCTCGGCGAGCCGACCGTCTTCGACTCCAAGAACATCGACACGTTCAACTTCTGA
- a CDS encoding L-rhamnose mutarotase, translated as MQRVCFLLKVREDRKDEYRERHAAVWPDMLAALSEAGWHNYSLFLREDGLLVGYLETEDFDAARDAMAATEVNARWQREMAEFFEQPEAADEAMVPLTEVFHLA; from the coding sequence ATGCAGCGCGTCTGTTTTCTGCTGAAGGTCCGTGAGGACCGCAAGGACGAGTACCGCGAGCGCCATGCCGCGGTGTGGCCTGACATGCTCGCCGCGCTGTCGGAGGCGGGCTGGCACAACTACTCCCTCTTCCTGCGCGAGGACGGCCTGCTGGTCGGCTACCTGGAGACGGAGGACTTCGACGCCGCACGGGACGCGATGGCCGCCACGGAGGTCAACGCACGCTGGCAGCGGGAGATGGCCGAGTTCTTCGAGCAGCCGGAGGCCGCGGACGAGGCCATGGTCCCGCTGACCGAGGTGTTCCACCTGGCCTGA
- a CDS encoding STM4015 family protein, translating to MSYVHHVERFHGLPVFTFPPYADPTDLPDAGAVAWRLHCGPYPSDEDSVSCWKRFTESVDLGKTRALVFGSPWYDGEGGSGLRELIDLSARFTGLEALFLGDLEDEEAMISTIALDDLTELLEAFPGLRELAMRGGDGLRFPVTGHEGLRVLRVESGGLPSGAAAQIAAASLPSLERLELWLGDEDYGGGTTAEDLAPLLAGVGKPALRHLGLQNGPHQDTLAAALASAPVVRGLTSLSLSMGTFGDEGAEALLTGQSLSHLRELDLSHHFLSQDMMLRIWTELEPQGVRVNLTARNEEEAERYPELGTGSYRYVAVGE from the coding sequence TTGTCCTATGTCCACCATGTCGAGCGGTTCCACGGACTGCCGGTCTTCACCTTCCCGCCCTACGCGGACCCCACGGACCTGCCCGACGCGGGAGCAGTGGCCTGGCGTCTCCACTGCGGTCCGTATCCGTCCGATGAGGACTCCGTGTCCTGCTGGAAGCGTTTCACCGAGTCGGTCGACCTGGGGAAGACCCGCGCTCTGGTCTTCGGCAGCCCTTGGTACGACGGCGAGGGCGGGAGCGGTCTGCGTGAGCTGATCGATCTGTCGGCCAGGTTCACCGGGCTCGAGGCACTGTTCCTCGGCGATCTGGAGGACGAGGAGGCCATGATCTCCACGATCGCTCTGGACGACCTCACGGAGCTGCTGGAGGCGTTCCCCGGGTTGCGTGAGCTGGCCATGCGCGGGGGAGACGGGCTGCGGTTCCCCGTGACGGGCCACGAAGGGCTGCGGGTGCTGCGCGTCGAATCCGGCGGGTTGCCGTCCGGGGCGGCAGCCCAGATCGCTGCCGCCTCCCTGCCTTCGCTGGAGCGCCTGGAGCTGTGGCTGGGCGACGAGGACTACGGCGGCGGCACCACGGCCGAGGACCTCGCCCCCCTGCTCGCCGGCGTCGGCAAGCCCGCCCTGCGGCACCTCGGGCTTCAGAACGGCCCGCACCAGGACACGTTGGCGGCGGCCCTGGCTTCGGCCCCGGTCGTCCGCGGACTCACCTCGCTGAGCCTGTCGATGGGCACCTTCGGCGACGAGGGCGCGGAGGCTCTCCTGACCGGCCAGTCGCTCAGCCACCTGCGGGAACTCGACCTCTCGCACCACTTCCTCAGCCAGGACATGATGCTGCGGATCTGGACGGAGCTGGAGCCGCAGGGCGTGCGGGTGAACCTCACCGCGCGGAATGAGGAGGAGGCCGAGAGGTACCCCGAACTCGGAACGGGGTCCTACCGGTACGTCGCCGTCGGCGAATGA
- a CDS encoding vWA domain-containing protein — protein sequence MDRRARTYRGALALLLAGGILITGCGGSGTTNDAAVDHSSGSGGPAGGRQPSGGSAAPEQREDATGRAEDGAARESAAPDYLSTFALDVDTASYGYARRTLGDGQLPAADTVRPEEFVNSFRQGYERPDGNGFAVSVDGARSDAADWSLVRVGLATKPAPGTGERPPAALTFVVDISGSMSEPGRLDLAKTSLGILADELRDDDSVSLVTFSEEAETRLPMTRLQGNRTKVRDAIEEMEPADSTNVAAGVERGYDEAVEGHRKGANNRVVLLSDALANTGETDADAILERIGDAREEYGITLFGVGVGSDYGDELMERLTNKGDGNTTYIADETQARKVFVDQLPAHVELRARDAKAQVSFDRETVQQFRLIGYENRKVADEDFRDDSVDGGEVGPGHTVTALYAVRLRKGASGHVATATVRWLDPKTKKAHEETGSVETGAIDGKLWGDDGTRLQVTAVAAYFADTLRGGDLPGTPALGELADRARKLASSTEDSSVERLATMIEQADRIRNGSGDEPPGDEGDGELG from the coding sequence ATGGACCGCAGGGCAAGGACGTATCGGGGAGCGCTCGCGCTTCTCCTGGCGGGCGGGATCCTGATCACGGGCTGCGGCGGGTCGGGCACGACCAACGACGCCGCAGTCGACCACAGCAGCGGCAGCGGCGGACCCGCCGGGGGGAGGCAGCCCTCGGGCGGGTCCGCCGCACCGGAGCAGCGGGAGGACGCCACGGGCCGGGCCGAGGACGGTGCGGCGCGGGAGAGCGCGGCGCCCGACTACCTGTCGACCTTCGCTCTCGACGTGGACACCGCGAGCTACGGATACGCGCGCCGCACCCTGGGCGACGGGCAGCTCCCGGCGGCGGACACGGTGCGCCCGGAGGAATTCGTCAACAGCTTCCGCCAGGGCTACGAGCGGCCTGACGGCAACGGCTTCGCGGTGAGCGTCGACGGCGCCAGGTCCGATGCCGCCGACTGGTCGCTCGTACGGGTGGGGCTCGCCACCAAGCCCGCCCCGGGCACCGGTGAACGCCCGCCCGCCGCACTGACCTTCGTCGTCGACATCTCCGGATCGATGTCCGAACCGGGGCGCCTCGACCTCGCCAAGACCTCGCTGGGGATCCTCGCAGACGAACTGCGCGACGACGACTCCGTGTCCCTGGTCACCTTCAGCGAGGAGGCCGAGACCCGGCTCCCGATGACCCGCCTCCAGGGCAACCGCACCAAGGTCCGGGACGCCATCGAGGAGATGGAGCCCGCCGACTCCACGAACGTGGCGGCCGGTGTCGAGCGAGGCTACGACGAGGCGGTCGAGGGCCATCGCAAGGGCGCCAACAACCGGGTCGTCCTGCTCTCCGACGCCCTCGCGAACACCGGCGAGACGGACGCCGACGCGATCCTGGAGCGCATCGGGGACGCCCGCGAGGAGTACGGCATCACCCTGTTCGGTGTGGGAGTCGGCAGCGACTACGGCGACGAGCTGATGGAACGCCTCACCAACAAGGGCGACGGCAACACCACGTACATCGCCGACGAGACCCAGGCCAGGAAGGTCTTCGTCGACCAGTTGCCCGCCCACGTCGAACTCCGGGCCCGCGACGCCAAGGCCCAGGTGTCCTTCGACCGTGAGACCGTCCAGCAGTTCAGGCTCATCGGCTACGAGAACCGCAAGGTCGCCGACGAGGACTTCCGGGACGACAGCGTCGACGGCGGCGAGGTGGGCCCCGGCCACACGGTGACAGCGCTCTACGCCGTGCGGCTCCGGAAGGGTGCGTCCGGCCATGTGGCGACGGCGACGGTGCGGTGGCTCGACCCGAAGACGAAGAAGGCGCACGAGGAGACGGGATCGGTGGAGACCGGAGCGATCGACGGAAAGCTCTGGGGCGACGACGGCACCCGGCTCCAGGTGACGGCGGTGGCCGCCTACTTCGCGGACACGCTGCGCGGCGGCGATCTCCCCGGCACGCCCGCGCTCGGCGAACTCGCCGACCGCGCGCGGAAGCTGGCCTCCTCCACCGAGGACAGCTCGGTGGAGAGGCTCGCCACGATGATCGAACAGGCCGACCGGATCAGGAACGGCAGCGGCGACGAGCCGCCGGGCGACGAGGGTGACGGCGAACTCGGCTGA
- a CDS encoding ABC transporter permease, translating to MSSATEIQALAEAPGYHARRTLPLRVEAMRQLRRRRTLLMGGVLAALPFILIIAFAVGGTPGGEGGGGGGSRINLMDVATESAANFAATCLFVSAGFLLVVPVALFCGDTVASEASWSSLRYLLAAPVPRSRLLWSKLVVALGFSLAAMVLLPLVALGAGAVAYGWGPLKLPTGGALSTSDTVPRLALVVAFVFVSQLVTAGLAFWLSTKTDAPLGAVGGAVGLTIVGNVLDAVTALGTWREFLPAHWQFAWADALQPDLEWGGMVKGAAVSVTYALILFALAFRGFSRKDIVS from the coding sequence ATGAGCTCCGCAACAGAGATCCAGGCCCTCGCCGAAGCCCCCGGATACCACGCCCGCCGCACCCTGCCCCTGCGTGTGGAGGCGATGAGGCAGCTGCGCAGGCGGCGCACGCTGCTCATGGGCGGGGTGCTCGCCGCCCTGCCGTTCATCCTGATCATCGCCTTCGCGGTCGGCGGCACGCCCGGCGGCGAAGGGGGCGGCGGGGGCGGCTCGCGGATCAACCTCATGGACGTGGCGACGGAGTCCGCTGCGAACTTCGCGGCGACCTGCCTCTTCGTCTCCGCCGGCTTCCTGCTCGTGGTGCCCGTCGCCCTGTTCTGCGGGGACACCGTCGCCTCCGAGGCGAGCTGGTCCTCGCTGCGTTACCTGCTCGCGGCGCCGGTGCCCCGGTCCAGGCTGCTGTGGAGCAAGCTCGTCGTTGCGCTCGGTTTCAGCCTCGCCGCGATGGTGCTGCTGCCGCTCGTCGCACTGGGCGCGGGAGCCGTCGCGTACGGCTGGGGGCCGCTGAAGCTGCCCACCGGGGGTGCGCTCAGCACCTCGGACACCGTGCCGCGCCTCGCGCTCGTCGTCGCCTTCGTCTTCGTCTCCCAGCTCGTCACCGCCGGGCTGGCGTTCTGGCTGTCGACGAAGACGGACGCACCGCTCGGCGCGGTGGGCGGCGCGGTCGGACTGACGATCGTCGGCAACGTCCTGGACGCGGTCACCGCCCTCGGGACCTGGCGTGAGTTCCTGCCCGCGCACTGGCAGTTCGCCTGGGCCGACGCCCTCCAGCCCGACCTCGAATGGGGCGGGATGGTCAAGGGCGCAGCGGTGTCGGTGACCTATGCCCTGATCCTGTTCGCTCTCGCCTTCCGGGGGTTCAGTCGTAAGGACATCGTGTCCTGA